The Candidatus Nitrospira nitrificans sequence TAAGAATAAGATGAGAGCGGATGGCGGTTTCCACGTACGGTCGATCCACTCGAGAAGGATCCAGAGGTAACGAACGATGAAGCGGTGAGTTCGCAGAGGGAGCTAAAAGTCACAGATATAGCCTGTAGACCTGTAGAAGGGAGGAGATGAAGATGAAGAGGTGGAGGTTGACGAATTCGATACCTGTGCGTGCGTGTATGGTGTTGGGACTACTGTTGGGATTCTCTTTCGGCGAAGCACAAGCGGAGGAGTACAAGCTCAAGATTCCTTTCGGTCTCGAAGAGACTGCCGTGGCCATTCCGGCCGATAATCCTTTGACGAAGGAGAAGATCGAGTTAGGCCGGTTGCTGTTTTTTGATAAGCGGTTGTCGCAGGACAACACTATCGCCTGTGCGAATTGTCATATCGCGAAATTCGCGTTCACGGATGGCAAGCCGGTCTCCACCGGCATCCGAGGCCAGAAGGGTGGTCGCAGCGCACCAGCGTCCTTCAACCGGGTGTTCAGCAGTGCACAATTTTGGGACGGCCGGGCTGCGACATTGGAAGCCCAATCGGTCGGTCCATTTACGAATCCGATCGAGCACGGCTTTGTCAACTACGATGTGATGAATGCGAAGATGATGAAAATCCCAGGCTACCGGAAACTCTTCAAACAAGTCTTCGGTGATGACACCATCACGACGGAGAGAGTGGGCATGGCCATTGCCAGTTTCCAGCGTACTGTTCTGTCCGGGAACAGCCCCGCGGACCGGTTCGATCAGGGAGGGGAAACAGGGGCCATCTCAGAAACCGCTCAGAGGGGCCTCATCCTGTTCCGTGAAAAGGCACGTTGCACCAAGTGCCACTCCGGGTTCAATTTCAGCGACGAAAAGTTTCACAATCTCGGCATCGGCTGGGACAACAATACAGTAGATCTCGGCCGGTACATGGTCACCCAGAACCCTGAGGAACTTGGCGCATTTAAGACCCCCACCTTGCGGGAGATCGCTCGAAGCGCTCCGTACATGCACGACGGGCGCTTCAAGACCCTTGAAGAAGTCGTCGATTTCTACAACAAGGGTGGTGTCAAGAATCCCCACCAGGACAACCTCGTTATTCCGCTGGAGCTGACGGAGCAGGAAAAGCATGACCTGGTGGAGTTTCTCCATACGCTCAATGGGGAAGGGTGGCAACACGTCATGGCGCCAAAGGCGTTTCCCAAGTAATAGGGTAGTTTGATCGTACGAGCGTCATCGGGGGGGCTTCCTTCGGCAGCGAGGGAAGCCCCTCTTCTTTTATCAGGGGTTGAGCCGGTCAGGGGGGTGGGGCCGTTCCGATAAGATAACGACGCAGGATCGCTTGCTCGATACGCGAGC is a genomic window containing:
- a CDS encoding cytochrome-c peroxidase — translated: MKRWRLTNSIPVRACMVLGLLLGFSFGEAQAEEYKLKIPFGLEETAVAIPADNPLTKEKIELGRLLFFDKRLSQDNTIACANCHIAKFAFTDGKPVSTGIRGQKGGRSAPASFNRVFSSAQFWDGRAATLEAQSVGPFTNPIEHGFVNYDVMNAKMMKIPGYRKLFKQVFGDDTITTERVGMAIASFQRTVLSGNSPADRFDQGGETGAISETAQRGLILFREKARCTKCHSGFNFSDEKFHNLGIGWDNNTVDLGRYMVTQNPEELGAFKTPTLREIARSAPYMHDGRFKTLEEVVDFYNKGGVKNPHQDNLVIPLELTEQEKHDLVEFLHTLNGEGWQHVMAPKAFPK